The DNA region ATAAAAATGTAACACAGGAAAACATGAGGAAGTTTCCGCATGAAAGGAAAATCTGGATCAGTTTCAAAGCATAATTAACATTGCAAATTTCTGGGATAGTTTCAAAGCATAATTAACACGGAGAAATTCTAAAACTTTTATGAGTAATATTCTCAATGCTAAGGCATTAGCTACGTAATAATTTCTCGTTTGAGCTGTGGGAACTGGATTACATTCAAAGAACTAGTTGCAAGAGCAATTGAGCACTTTCCAAAACCCCACTTTCCAAGTGCCAGTTGAAAGTCAAGTGTAAATAAGTTAACGATTACAATTTCACCATAACAATAAGCATACAGGAAGCATACAGGGTTTCTGGAAGGCTCAGACTTTACTTTGATGTCAACTCCCTCAGATTGTACtttgataattccttatatttCTCAATGATCCCGATCAGGCATACAGTCTGTCAAGTAAAAGAAGATGCATTAGTTCTAATTCAAACTGATACAAAACATAGTAAGGTGCATGGCCAACAGCATGGCTTTCTTACCCTAGCAATTTCAACTACTATGGTTTTATCAGGATTTTTTAGATCAACTTTATGGGGTCCAGGAACTGACTTCGCCACAGCATCAATGATTTCCATCCTGTCAATACCAGTATTTGCCCTGGCTTCATACATTACAGCAAACTGCACACAAATAAACTGGTCAAGCTACACAAAAAAAGGATTCTGTCATAGAAAGAACTTAGCATAAAATTTTGTTGACAAACACTTGAATGTAGGGACAAGTAATCAGATACATAATAGTGCATTTAAAAAGAGAGTTAAAAAAACTTTTAAAGATAGTAAAGCAAGCTTTCCAAGAGTGTTGCCATTAGCAGCATTCCAAAAGAAAATGTAAAGCAAACTTTCCAAGAATTGTTAAATAGTTCATTGTACTATTAATAAACCTACTGAGCTTTGTTAATTCACAATAATAACACTAGCAGCATTTGGGTAATCTGGAATGCATGTTCAAAAGAAAGCTAAGGGATACTAATACACCATATTACCTTGAGTGGTTTTTGAGTTGGCACAGGAAAATTCTGTTCCACAAGAGGTTTGATTGCTCTTGAAATTTCCTCCTTTGAAGCATAACAGGACACTTCGATTGGCAACATTCTCAAAATAAACCTACAGGTAATCAACACTGCATCAGTGTTTTCTGTGTGCATGTTCGTTTTTCTTGTAATAGAAACTAAAACTATATACCTTGACATATGTTTTCTTGTCGATGCTGCTGATGTCACTATTCGATGAACTATATCCTTGGGACTTTTATCTCCATCTTTCTTCCGCATTTGAATAAATACTACACCATTACAACCTGATTCGAGCTTTACAAAGCGCCTCTGTGTAGATAAAAAAAGTCTCTTAGAATAAATACACAAATGAAGGAGGAAAGGTGAAACAAAGAGTAGGGGCAAGTATTAGCCCCAGTGTCCCCAAGTTATAATCCAATGCACGAACTAAAGAATTAGGCAATAGGTGTATTGTTTtgctataaaataaaaattactctTCACCCAAAAAGTTAATATCTCGTgaagaaaaatgataaatataaaGGGAGATCCTGCTACAAATTACTTAGTAAAAGCTGAAAGTGGTGTTTTAGATAACCAGATGATTCTACTCCTAAAGTCAATAATAGTCCCCAAACTGGAACACCGTTGATGAAGAAGTCAACAAGTAAATATGTTGTTCCAGAACTATTTTGAAATCTAGAGGGTAATATGTAACACAAAATTTTCCATCTACTCGGTCATAAAAAGGATAGGTGGCAGAAAACTCAGAAAGCAGGGAGACAATAAAAAGAATGCAGTATGTATGCTGTTACCATTAGAAGAATGACAGAAACAAAGATAGGAGGATTTTTATCTTTGTATTTTCAAACTCCAAAGACCTCAGCATTAGTTGCATGTGTAGAAAATTATGAGAAAAACCGTTATCATCAGATAGGCCACAAAAATGATTGAGTGAAGCCAGAAAATATAAGAAACATAAGATCTGTGAATTAAGCTTTTGACAGtaacaatacaataatataCAGAAAACTGATCATATTAAGTCACCTTTTTCTTGTCTCCCAATTCTCTGAGTTCTTCATCAATTAACGTATCAATAGACTTCTCCACTTTATTACTTGAATCCTGCACTGGAACATTTGTTTTGCAGCACTGTTTCACAACTGGTAGCTCATTAGCTGTCTTAGTCTTAATATTGTCATTGTCTCCTTCATTATCATCAGTTTTATTTCCCGCGGCGGCATGCACATCATCAATTTTATGAGgattttcttttcctccaaTTTCATTGTCATGACCGGCATTCTCATTAACAGAACTATCCATTTTTGGCATTTTGTCCCCATTTGCCTCATCTCCCTCAGCTTTTTCACCAATACCGGCATCCTCATCAACAGAACTATCCAGTTTCGGCTTTTCGTCTCCTTTCGCCTCGTCTCCCTCAGTTTTTCCACCAATACCCGCATTCTCATCAACAGAACTATCCAGTTTCGGCTTTTCGGCCCCATTCGCTCCCACAGCTTTTTCACCAATACCGGCATGCTCATCAACAGAACTATCCAGTTTCAGCTTTTTGTCCCCATTCGCCTCGTCTCCCTCCCCAACCTGAACTTGCACCTCCtcctcatcatcctcatcatcaccaCTACTAGAAGAGTCAGAATCTGCAaacgtaatttttttatttttaggccTATTAAGTAACTCTTTCACACTTAAGTGTTCCCCATCAACTAGGTCTTCATAAAACTGCAATAAAAATCAAAAGCATGATATCACTTTACTGAGAAGATAAAATGAGAATACCATCCCACTAAATGTGAAATACAAATCAAGAGTAATTCGAATGAGAAAACATTCAAACCTAAATTATTCCAGCTGAataacaaagaaaaagaagaaaaggaaaagattAAGAATAAATCTACAATGAACAATCTCTGTCTTCCTCAAAAGGCATAAAAACAACGAAAGGAACATAAAAACAACTTGCATTAACAGAAACTTGCACTTGTATAAATTGGCATCATTAAGAATCACTTGGTATATCCTAAAAAATGCTGAAGAAAATTCAATAATGTATTTTTCATATAATGCTTCAAATAAAGCTCATCTCTTAATCTCTTGGCCCCTACTTTTAAGGAAACGGCAAACTGAAACATGAGCCTTCCACAGAAGCAACTCAGCAAGAGATTCCTTCTGTGTAAGCAGAACCATAGTGCAATCCAAATTTCAAATTCAGTATATTATTTCATTCTCTCTGCGCGCTCTGTAATCCTCTTCttccaacaacttaaacaaagGAATATACTAATCGATTGATTTCCAGCTGAATATACTAATTGCAGTTGGAAACAGAATGAaagagataaaataaaattgagatgGTGCCTTACGGATTCAAGAATATTGAGAGCTTCACGTGAGGCTTGGTGTTCCCTTCCTCCTTCACAAGTGATGAAAACCCCTTGTACTCCAGGGTGTAATGGATACGAACCCTTCTTCACCGGCTTCTGAAAATTTTCATACAAAACAGGGTTAGCACTGCAGTAATCGAATAACAGAGAGAGAGTGAGGGAAAAGTGATGAACAGAGCAGAGACATTGTGAGGGAGGTAGCGTTTTCTCTTCCTCCCACCGGCGGCGGCGGCATCGCCTTTACCCTCGGACGCCATGACACACAACAAAACAGGTTAGTTCGAAGCAAGTGAAGTGACCAGTGCTTATTATCTCGGtgaattctttttttaattgcacttttgtcACCTAAGTTACCAACTTGTGATTATTTAGTCCCTATACTTTTTTAAGTTATGTTAAGATTACAAGTCACTATTTTCAGGTAAAAATAATCTAACTATTTTCATATTATATTGACTTTGCAATATGTACTTAACTATTGACTTAATGTGTTGTTTTCTAATCGATCTTGGAGTGTTAACACGTGATTTACGTGTTAATGCATCGGTTGTACTTGAATATAAAATGTGATTTTCGATATTCGAGAGAGTTAATCTTATAACCTACCGGATGTGAGAATATcttgaaaaaccaaaaaattaGTTGTGTTGAAAGACATTTTGGTTATTTTACTCAGTGCAaacattatattatattttggtGTATTGTGTGACCAATCTCACAGATTGTACTTCGTTCTTTGATTATCTCATTCCAACTCAAACAGGATTATCTCAATGGAAAATGTATTtggtttaaacaaaaaaaaagggtcAATGTCTCTACTCTCTACCAACTTGCTAGCTTGAGGACGAAGAACAAACATTCAGGAAGCTCAAGGAGCGGAATGGGGGCACTTACACTCGAATGtgaatatttgaatatttgtataattatttttcttattttcaaaaGCGCAtccattaacaattttattcatcAATGCTTGCATGCATTTGTAGAAATAACAATTATTATAATGTCCTACCTAGACCATTCTTCCATTCATTTTTAAGATCCCTACACATATCTCTAAATTACTAATAACTTCTCTCATGCAATGCTTCATAACTCTTTAGAAAACCAATTACTCTtcccaaaaaatattaaattcttTTCATACCTAGGTCACGAAGTATATCTGCAAATATTGAGAAGCACGTTAGTCAGGCAGATCAGGTTGCATGATCATCAATTCTGCAGTTGATGTGATAATCTCGGGAATCAATAGTTCCAAGCAAACACAAGTTGAGACCTCTTATAATCAATGTAATATAGTGTCAGGAGTTTAAGCAATTACTCCTAACACTATTATTCATTGAATAGAAGAGATCTCAGCTGATGTGTGATTTAAAAgccatcatctttttttttttgtacattggAAGATATTAAAGCCATCATCTCTAAGTAATACCAATTACCAACTGATAAGAAATCCATGccagtaaaaaaaattacattaattATATAAATGAACATTGATCAAAGAATAGACGAAACCTTCCTTTACACAGAGAGACATAAAATAGAAAGAACATATAATTTACAGGgctatgtgtgtatatatatatttcaatcaatatatatataaataatttatagcAGGTGTACCAACCCTATTCACATTTCAGGATGAATAGGAGGCTGCAAGCAGTGCCGCCCCAATACCCGATCCATCTTCGGTCACTTTCAGAACTACATGCTTAGCAATATCTTCTCCCATTATTTCATTCAAAGCTTCACGCAAGTACTCCCTAAACAATGGATAGCTAGAATACATTCCTCCTTCAATGGCCACAACTGTTCTTCTCATTTTCATGTCACTTCTACTCCGTCCACCTGCGATGCCACCACTCCCGTCTCGACCAATCTTCTTCAAGATACCGACAATGCCGGCGGCTGCTAATCGGGCGGCTCTTCGAGTCACCACATCACACACCTTCACCACAATTTTCCTTGCCTTCAGAGGAACATCTGGAATCTGAGATAGCCAAATACATTTTAAATAGTATTCTTAAACTAGCAGACAAGGACAGCAATATATATGGTGGTGTCTTGACTCGTTTACCTCGAAAACGTCATTAAGGATTTTCGCAACTTCCCCCAAATCAGGAGAATCATCTTCATGCATAGCAGCCATTAATGGAGTCCTGAAATTCCATCGGGAAAGAGATTAAATCTATTTAGAGCCTGAGATTTGGAAATGAACATTTGAGTATGGAAAATTTTAGCAATCCTAGGAAATATGTCTATAGAAAACGTAAGCATAGATGGGAAAGAAAGAAGCGCATCATTTCCAGAAGCATACTAAAGGTCCTTCAGTAAAGGATCAAAACAATACAAAATGACAAGGTTCATAGAATTAATATAAATTCCTACTGCAAATTCAATCTCATAAAGCAATATGAAATTGGTCGTAATTAATCAAAATGAAAGTGAACTATTAATTGATGAGCCAGACATGAGAGCAAAATAATGAAGAGCAGAACTTAGCAAAATAGTATTATGGAtgtcaaaaaatattaaaacataaaattcaTATTATGTCAGGGATCTTCAGTTTAGATATTACTAAATCATCAAACAAGTTAAATATCCACATCAACATTGTAAAAcaatatcacttttttttaatgaaaaagatCTCATTCCGGTTTCAGTAGTTAGTATGTTTTCCTTGGAATACATAATGCATGACAGAGATTTCAGTTCACACCTCAGTATGAAAGGGGTTGAGAGCTTGGAAGAAATAGGTCCAAACATTTCCGATTCCAATAACATCCTGAGAATAACTCTCCTAACAATGTCACCAAGATACATTCCTGATATCATTTTCTCGAAACCCTGCATTCCAAATCCCCAACATTTTAGTCAAGATAAAAGACAAATCCAGCAACAGAAGTCAATAGAAGCGGAAACTAACCTGATCATTTGGATTAGGGCTCTCAGCATCTAAATCAATGTCATATGATGTTCTTGGTAAGTGAGATGACCAAAAGTTTCCCCATTCCATATTGACAACCTAGAAAACACAATGACTACAATCAGttcaaaaccaaaaccaataacaacaacaccaacaacaacaaaagccttacCCCACTAAGTGAGGTCAGCTATATAGGTCACATACCATTGAGCTcaatcaaaaaccaaattataaaaaaactaaattatgaAGTTCAAAGCCAAAACCCCCCAAAAAACATGAAACGAAAAGAGAACACTACCATTCTTCCTGATGAGGTAAGAAGACCCTGAGACTTGATGATAGCATCAACTCGCTCCAGATAGCAGGCGTTGGTACCAGTACCAATTATAATTGCAGCAACAGTATCTGTGTCATGATAATGTCCAAGAGCTAATGTTCCAACTGTGTCATTAACCTGTAATACAAACAGGAAGTCATGTTTCAACTCATGTAATGAAACAAAAACGAAGTATTTTACATGAACGAACACATTTTCCTCCACACAAGATTAGGGTATAAAATTTACACAACTATAGAAATCATTACAATATAATCCAGTTCAAAAACAGAATTGGAAGAAAAAAATGACATTGTGTAAAAGTAGCTTTTAACAGGcaaataacattaaataaaaaaaagaaccaCTAGGCCATGTGAGCAACCGCCAAGGTATCATGCTAGTTCATTCCACACGCATCCATTTTATTATTTAGATTTATCAATGATAAagtcaaataaaataataaactcAGACATCTTTCAAGTTACAGAACATTACTAATATccttaaaaaaatcattaaaggAAGAAGTGATCTTAGAAATCACAAGACATCTCAATACTGATTGTGTGATCAAAAGGCAAGCATTATTGTGAGAAAAAAagtatgaaaaaagaaaattgattGATAACCTAAAAATTAAAGCACTTCCTTACCAAGACAGCTACCCGGACATCTAGGCCTTTTCGAGTCAAAGCTTCCTGCAAACATGCCGCAACATCTCTTCCTACCTGTCAACAATCGGTTTTTCTTCAGACTCACATGGCTTTGATATTTAcatcactactacagaaaaacCAAGTGCAACTTGAACAGGATATTAACATCTATTTCATAACTGCTCAAAGGGTAAAAAGAAAATAGACATTTTGAAAGAAAATAGCCATTTTCGTAACTGTTTAATCGGGCCAGGATGGTTAGAAGCCTGCTCTGAGACCTATAACAAATgtaaacaaaattgaaaattaaattcaacTACACAACAAACGTAATACTTTAAGAttacaaaatattttttcaaaatatatacaAAACAAATCAAATTATCACCCCCGTTCAAGATCACGCATATGACAAAGTTCACCATAAGAACGAAACAAGAATTGCTTCCTATTACAAAGTTCCCAATGAATGCTGCAAAGTCAATTGACTTACCATATCTGCAATGGAAAACGCTTTTGTCCATTTGATTAAGATGCCAGATGAAACAGACATTTGTTTCACAGGAAAGGAGAATGTAAACCCAAGTTCCCTGCAGTCCTGTGAAATATTGGAACTATCCCCTTCTTTAGCAATGAATTCCTTTAACGAAGAAGCAATAAAATCAAAGAGTTCCTGCGAGCAGCAAAAGATAAATTAAACTCCGTCATATTAAAAGAGCAAACAAAAAACCACAGAACACTGAAATTTGGGCGAGTTTCAACAAGTCACCTCGCCTCTACTAGTCATCAGAGGTTGGGGAATAGGTTGTCGTTCTACTTCATGTTCCAAGGCAGAGCAAGATTGACCACTTAAATGAACCCGCGAGACCCTGAAATTGGTACCCCCAAGATGCAGTGCATAATACGTTCCCCTCTCGGTCCTGATACAAGAAAATTATATGTCAAAACAAATCTATCTGAAAATACAACTATATAATCAGAACAAAAGTTATACTCAAGCATGTTGACAACATAACATGTAGCCATTAATATATCTtgctgaagaaaatgaagatggtaATTGCAATGCACGCGCTCGTAGTAGCAATGCAAGTTGATAACATAACATGTAGCCATTAATATATCTtgctgaagaaaatgaagatggtaATAGCAATGCACGCGCTTATAGTGGCAATGCAAGTTGATAATATAACATGTAGCCATAAATATATCTtgctgaagaaaatgaagatggtaATTGCAATACACGCGCTCGTAGTAGCGATTAATATATCCGCATTCACTTTTGGATCCACATTCAGTAACGCTCGAAATAGGTATAAATGAAATCAAACAACCAGAAATTAAGAACTACAGCCTGTTTGAATTTCGGTTACAACTACTGTTCAGTGCCTTGGAATTCGAGAACAGCGAGGCACGAAACATGAAAGAGACTGTCAAGTCTCGCTGGCATACACTGAATACGGATCCAAAAGCAAACATGCACTGAATCATTCTTACATCATTCTAATTACCTGAAGCACTCACCCAAATCATGCATCAGCGTCGATTACTCAAAACAGCACAGTACATGAGCCGATAAATATTAATTGGATATCGGTTACAACTACAGCTCAGTGCCTTGGGATTTGAGAACAGCGTCACGAGGCACAAAACATGGAACAGACTATCATAGTCCCGCTGGCATTCACTGAATGTGGATCCAAAAACAAACATACATGCACTAACTCATTCTTACATCATTCTTACAGCTTACAAGTGACCTTAATCACTGACACGAATCACGCATCACGGCATACATTTCTCAAAAGACCACAGTCCAGAGCAGATAACTATTAATTGGATGTTTAAAAAAGTTAatgttagttaaaaaaaaaatctccatTCAAAAATGTTGCTGCTCACATACTTGAAAACCAGAAACTAAGCACATATAGGTGAAAAATCCAACGCCATCAAATAGACTATAACTTGAAGTGATTAGGCTATACACACAACAGGGCATAGAAATTACAAGCACATTGAAAGAAAACACGCCAAAAACAGGGGAAGCCCGAAAACAGACAGCGAAAATGACACAAATAGTGAGAACAGAGCCAGGAATATACTGAAACCCCATCAGCATCAGCAACAGCGTAGAAGAAGGCCcatcaaataaaaaatggaacACTATTCAATGGCACAGTTAATTGAAGCTAACAGCGCAAAACGAAGAGGAAAGCTTAAAATGATTACCCATTAGGGAGATTATCAACGTAGGTGAGAAGCATTTTGAGCTTGGAACCACCTTCTGAAGCCAAACCAGCGTGCATCTCCACTGCCATAGCATCCACCACCTGCCTCAACCTCCCAACGGTGGTATCACAGCCTTCCTCAAGCTCCCTGAGCACATTGAGCACTTTCCTCCACTTCCTCCTACTCCTGACTCTTCtccccaccaccaccgccgccaccgcaCAAGCCGTCACAGCCACAGTCGCCGCCAAGCCTACCACCACTCTCCCCATGTCCGCGATCGATCAAGCTACATCGTACGACGCCGCTTCCACACTCTCCTCCGATTGCTCGACGCAGCAAAACGTCGACGTTTTAACATGCACGCGGGTGCTTCAACCAACCTCAGTCCGCAACAAAACAGGCAGGAAATCTTTCTCTAACACGGTTGCGCTCGGACGAAGCAAGCAAGTCGCCGGCGGCGAGTGGATTCTCCGGCGAACGGAACCGGAAAAGTGCAgaggagaagagagagagagagagagagagagagagggggggaGGCGGCTTGTGATgtgttgttggaaggagaaccGGTATGGGTGGGAAGTTTTATAAGGAATATGAAAagacggatttgcccttgaaGAGTTTATGAAATGACGGATTTGTCACGGTATCTCAACACGATCTTTTTACCGTTTATGAGAGATTTTGAGGTTAATGACAAGTTTGACTTGTGctcactctttctctttctctttctctttctctttctctatcCTTCTACTTCTCCCAAGAATGTAGTATATATCACATGCAAAATATCTATATCTTTATTTTGCTTCCACTTTTATTATGTTTTCCACATCACGTTTTTATTACTAtactagttttttatttttatttttcaaaccCGTATCAATCCATCAATATTTAAGAATCATAAAATATGTCAACTTGAATTGAATTGACACAACACAATTTATCTGATTTTACCAtttttgtaataaaaaataaattaaaatattacttGAGGagaaatttatgattttttttcgaGTATCGGAAATATATGATCACACTGATATAGGTTAATCaatcagattttgaaaaattttaaatgtattaaataaagttaatttaattaataaacctttaaaattacACTTTTATTGCATTGAAATTAAACTCAAATTActtatttattgatttttggGTGTCTATCTAATTTCATTAAGTAATATTACAGGTTCGAGTTAAGATTGTTTTCCCGCAAACAAtatggttaaaaaaaattgaaggtaatggtaaaaataatataacaatttaaataaaatccgAAATGATGGAGAAAGAAAGCATAAA from Lotus japonicus ecotype B-129 chromosome 2, LjGifu_v1.2 includes:
- the LOC130741268 gene encoding hexokinase-3-like produces the protein MGRVVVGLAATVAVTACAVAAVVVGRRVRSRRKWRKVLNVLRELEEGCDTTVGRLRQVVDAMAVEMHAGLASEGGSKLKMLLTYVDNLPNGTERGTYYALHLGGTNFRVSRVHLSGQSCSALEHEVERQPIPQPLMTSRGEELFDFIASSLKEFIAKEGDSSNISQDCRELGFTFSFPVKQMSVSSGILIKWTKAFSIADMVGRDVAACLQEALTRKGLDVRVAVLVNDTVGTLALGHYHDTDTVAAIIIGTGTNACYLERVDAIIKSQGLLTSSGRMVVNMEWGNFWSSHLPRTSYDIDLDAESPNPNDQGFEKMISGMYLGDIVRRVILRMLLESEMFGPISSKLSTPFILRTPLMAAMHEDDSPDLGEVAKILNDVFEIPDVPLKARKIVVKVCDVVTRRAARLAAAGIVGILKKIGRDGSGGIAGGRSRSDMKMRRTVVAIEGGMYSSYPLFREYLREALNEIMGEDIAKHVVLKVTEDGSGIGAALLAASYSS
- the LOC130741267 gene encoding uncharacterized protein LOC130741267, whose translation is MASEGKGDAAAAGGRKRKRYLPHNKPVKKGSYPLHPGVQGVFITCEGGREHQASREALNILESFYEDLVDGEHLSVKELLNRPKNKKITFADSDSSSSGDDEDDEEEVQVQVGEGDEANGDKKLKLDSSVDEHAGIGEKAVGANGAEKPKLDSSVDENAGIGGKTEGDEAKGDEKPKLDSSVDEDAGIGEKAEGDEANGDKMPKMDSSVNENAGHDNEIGGKENPHKIDDVHAAAGNKTDDNEGDNDNIKTKTANELPVVKQCCKTNVPVQDSSNKVEKSIDTLIDEELRELGDKKKRRFVKLESGCNGVVFIQMRKKDGDKSPKDIVHRIVTSAASTRKHMSRFILRMLPIEVSCYASKEEISRAIKPLVEQNFPVPTQKPLKFAVMYEARANTGIDRMEIIDAVAKSVPGPHKVDLKNPDKTIVVEIARTVCLIGIIEKYKELSKYNLRELTSK